Proteins encoded in a region of the Zea mays cultivar B73 chromosome 2, Zm-B73-REFERENCE-NAM-5.0, whole genome shotgun sequence genome:
- the LOC100273152 gene encoding Reticulon-like protein B11-like, translating to MATGPRSLHALLGGGAVADLLLCRRRNASAAAVVGATAVWFVFERAGYSFPSVLSNALLLLVAILFFWAKSALLLNRPLPPLPNLEVSDAVVEKAADYALVWINRLLAVGHDIAIKRNRKVFIKVILILWLVSFVGMLFNFLTLIYIGVMLSLLVPPLYEKYQDQVDEKVGVAHSIISRHINTIVIRAGQSAKEKKTE from the exons ATGGCCACCGGCCCGCGATCTCTCCACGCCCTCCTCGGCGGCGGCGCAG TCGCCGACTTGCTGCTGTGTAGGCGGAGGAACGCCTCGGCGGCGGCCGTGGTGGGCGCCACCGCGGTCTGGTTCGTCTTCGAGCGCGCGGGCTACAGCTTCCCTTCCGTCCTGTCCAACGCCCTGctcctcctcgtcgccatccTCTTCTTCTGGGCCAAGTCCGCTTTGCTGCTTAACAG GCCTCTTCCACCTCTTCCTAACCTTGAGGTTTCAGATGCAGTTGTTGAAAAGGCTGCAGATTATGCTCTTGTATGGATCAATAGGCTGCTGGCTGTCGGTCATGACATCGCCATCAAGAGAAATAGGAAAGTTTTTATAAAG GTGATATTGATTTTGTGGCTGGTTTCATTTGTTGGAATGCTCTTCAACTTTCTTACACTCATTTACATTG GTGTAATGCTTTCTCTGTTGGTTCCACCACTCTATGAGAAGTATCAGGATCAGGTTGATGAAAAGGTTGGCGTAGCGCACAGTATAATATCGAGGCACATAAATACCATTGTTATCAGGGCTGGGCAatcagccaaggagaagaagactgAATAA